The following are from one region of the Erwinia billingiae Eb661 genome:
- a CDS encoding helix-turn-helix domain-containing protein, which produces MKRDYGTKIRAIRKAEGFTQAAFSNETDVALSSIRNLEAGGDEVGISVINRILDVEQFQKYTLWLMIGKTSEVAGQIAPALSHFGPEKTDLPQLTGKGG; this is translated from the coding sequence ATGAAAAGGGATTATGGAACGAAGATCAGAGCCATCAGGAAGGCTGAGGGATTTACTCAGGCAGCATTCTCCAATGAGACGGACGTTGCTCTCAGCTCAATAAGGAACCTTGAAGCAGGTGGGGATGAAGTTGGCATATCTGTAATCAACAGAATTTTAGATGTCGAACAATTCCAGAAATACACACTTTGGCTAATGATTGGCAAAACTTCTGAGGTCGCCGGACAAATCGCTCCGGCTCTCTCACACTTTGGGCCAGAAAAAACAGACTTACCCCAATTAACCGGCAAGGGTGGTTAG
- a CDS encoding helix-turn-helix domain-containing protein: MKLQVLISVLPVQISLEVGTLSINYANRLRLIRKAEKLTQPAFSALTGVALSSIKNYETQGVDVGLGIIERILAVDLFKKYTLWLMTGATAPEAGQVAPKGAEELTSQGDIATAAIKQPR, translated from the coding sequence ATGAAACTACAGGTACTGATTTCGGTACTTCCAGTGCAGATTAGTCTTGAGGTTGGTACTTTGTCAATAAATTATGCAAATAGACTGAGGCTTATCCGAAAAGCGGAGAAGCTCACACAGCCCGCCTTCTCCGCTTTAACAGGCGTGGCGCTCAGTTCGATTAAAAATTATGAAACTCAAGGCGTGGATGTTGGGCTAGGGATTATTGAAAGGATCCTCGCTGTAGACCTTTTTAAGAAATACACGCTTTGGCTCATGACCGGCGCAACAGCACCAGAAGCCGGGCAGGTAGCGCCAAAAGGTGCTGAAGAGTTAACCTCACAGGGCGATATAGCTACAGCTGCTATCAAGCAGCCTCGCTAA
- a CDS encoding Cox family DNA-binding protein produces the protein MSAISDVSEVKSLIDAVTYQRFGEMIGKPTSAIKAMAENNKLPLIEWRNPENPNARAGEKMVYLPEFNRAMRDAYYSRPTEQRDAWLLWLGI, from the coding sequence ATGAGTGCAATTAGTGATGTTTCCGAGGTCAAGAGCCTTATTGACGCTGTTACATACCAGCGTTTCGGCGAGATGATCGGTAAACCGACCTCCGCTATTAAAGCGATGGCTGAAAACAACAAACTGCCGTTAATCGAATGGCGTAACCCGGAGAACCCCAACGCTCGTGCCGGTGAGAAAATGGTATATCTCCCGGAATTCAATCGTGCAATGCGGGATGCATATTACAGCCGTCCGACAGAACAACGCGATGCCTGGTTGTTATGGCTTGGAATTTGA
- a CDS encoding DUF2732 family protein, translating into MKNLETRLIQANAEVVLHTMLMKANSDGQKAKSLCVSIRLNALAIHIQQKKLPAAEAAALLIKEALRYENEAEAFH; encoded by the coding sequence ATGAAAAATCTCGAAACCCGATTGATACAGGCTAATGCTGAAGTCGTTTTACATACAATGCTGATGAAGGCTAATTCTGACGGCCAGAAAGCTAAATCGCTCTGTGTTTCAATCCGCCTTAACGCCCTCGCCATCCACATTCAGCAAAAGAAACTTCCTGCGGCTGAAGCTGCTGCGCTCCTCATAAAAGAAGCCCTGCGTTACGAAAATGAGGCGGAGGCATTTCACTGA
- a CDS encoding TraR/DksA C4-type zinc finger protein yields the protein MADAMDLEQERQAETLARQISNARQPPTQPSAFFCLECDEPIPEVRRAAIFGVTTCVFCQSLLERRAAQQKGNTQ from the coding sequence ATGGCTGATGCAATGGATTTAGAGCAAGAGCGGCAGGCGGAAACTCTTGCACGTCAAATCAGCAATGCCCGTCAGCCGCCAACGCAACCCAGTGCATTTTTCTGCCTGGAATGTGACGAGCCGATCCCTGAAGTTCGTCGAGCAGCTATTTTCGGCGTCACCACCTGCGTTTTCTGTCAGTCGCTTTTAGAGCGCCGGGCAGCCCAACAAAAAGGCAACACCCAATGA
- a CDS encoding DNA adenine methylase, with protein MKSTVLKWVGSKAKVMTELKKYLPTGDRLVEPFAGSCAVMMNTDYPSYLVADINSDLINLYVQIREHENAFIAQAAKVFAQNKTRECYLAIRAEFNNEPALPLLHRAVYFLYLNRHGYRGICRYNLSGGFNVPFEKIAKPYFPEKEIRAFAAKANLATFVCAGFAETLSMVQPGDVIYSDSPYDGTFSHYHTEGFGRPEQIELAACLHQLRSAGYPIVASNSDTEFTRAAYAGFSMNSITTFRSVGVAAGKGKKAAEIVAVSSGGIEAGI; from the coding sequence ATGAAGAGCACTGTTTTGAAATGGGTAGGAAGTAAGGCCAAAGTGATGACCGAACTAAAAAAATATCTGCCAACCGGTGATCGCCTTGTTGAACCGTTCGCCGGTTCCTGCGCAGTGATGATGAATACTGACTATCCGTCGTACCTTGTCGCGGATATCAACTCTGATCTGATAAACCTTTATGTTCAGATCAGGGAACACGAGAACGCATTCATCGCTCAGGCTGCAAAGGTTTTTGCGCAGAATAAAACACGAGAGTGTTATTTAGCTATACGCGCTGAATTCAATAACGAACCAGCGCTACCTCTGCTGCATCGTGCCGTGTACTTCCTGTATCTCAACCGCCACGGCTACCGGGGTATTTGCCGCTACAACCTCAGCGGCGGGTTTAATGTCCCGTTCGAAAAAATAGCTAAGCCGTATTTCCCTGAAAAAGAGATCCGCGCTTTTGCAGCGAAAGCCAACCTCGCAACTTTCGTATGCGCAGGTTTTGCGGAAACTCTCTCCATGGTTCAACCCGGTGACGTTATCTACAGCGATTCGCCTTACGACGGCACTTTCAGCCACTACCACACGGAAGGCTTTGGCCGCCCGGAACAGATTGAGCTGGCCGCTTGTCTTCATCAGCTGCGCAGCGCGGGTTATCCGATTGTGGCTTCTAACAGCGATACGGAGTTTACCCGCGCGGCTTATGCCGGTTTCAGCATGAACAGCATCACGACATTCCGCAGCGTTGGCGTTGCCGCTGGCAAGGGTAAGAAGGCTGCGGAGATTGTGGCTGTTAGTAGTGGCGGTATTGAGGCAGGGATCTGA
- a CDS encoding replication endonuclease, with amino-acid sequence MTDMKRGRLAPSSTTTYPGAQPEPVGAFAWNAPQPPAFDEIDRSPSVIRYRNLDGEERRISVFDYCGQKKMGDSEARMLRRRLQALPQYIRRYYELRLTTIEQNQGNKKASMWLKNTFGRFVLPRIDDVNGKYLPPGALPGPLFDLRDDFNRIPWAGKRELKKLSYRLADRLTTELISEVNHQVERHGDYEFAIISGFGRAGWLITHLNMTAPGWQAYCKEELSAEDALRGAARIESPSWWLRRLRRLHDQWREHLMVAAGYVSKKAKPYCSEPCLKEWSAQKKANREYINAHELEDKETGERISLADKVNGSVANKNIRRAELMARMRGFEDLAKAEGLVGEFYTLTAPSKFHSMQRSGKRNNKYNGSSPRETQRYLCNVWAKVRAKWKREGIRTFGFRVTEPHHDGTPHWHALLFFQPEDVDFARAIFRKYALKVDGNEKGAEENRFMHVPIDEQFGSATGYIAKYISKNIDAHGMDGETDDESGELLTEMSARVSAWASRWNIRQFQQIGGAPVTVYRELGRLRDRDLWLFPEIVPAQIAAGQYDWAGYVTAQGGPLVPRDLLRVRLNYEITENGNDYGDDVSHITGVYSPFEPASSVIYTRTTSYQIVRKVEENADRGVAVGVDLALSGGPAAPRSSVNNCTREPRKSKKTAVSSTVKADHAVSKAAVTDEKIWEGVGFEKMTRKQRRAFNQHLASQCEKPRSVVESAIDIKPDRARYITDFAESCGMSLTGMEAQALAAGEVITLGGKRWYAQADGAIRDAGRSDEEIKSGLMSRVYQLAHTNRHQFGQE; translated from the coding sequence ATGACAGACATGAAACGAGGGCGTTTAGCACCTTCATCTACTACAACATACCCCGGCGCGCAGCCTGAGCCTGTCGGGGCTTTTGCATGGAACGCACCGCAACCGCCAGCATTTGACGAAATCGACCGTTCACCTTCAGTGATCCGCTATCGCAATCTGGATGGTGAAGAACGCCGCATCTCAGTATTCGATTACTGCGGTCAGAAAAAGATGGGTGACTCCGAAGCACGGATGTTACGCCGCCGGTTGCAGGCGTTGCCGCAGTATATTCGGCGTTATTACGAGCTACGTTTAACTACCATCGAACAAAATCAGGGTAATAAGAAAGCGTCTATGTGGTTGAAAAATACCTTTGGCCGCTTTGTTCTTCCTCGTATCGACGATGTAAATGGCAAATACCTCCCCCCGGGTGCGTTGCCAGGGCCGCTTTTCGATCTACGTGATGATTTCAACCGCATTCCGTGGGCTGGTAAGCGTGAATTAAAAAAGCTCTCTTACCGTCTGGCTGATCGGTTAACCACTGAACTCATTAGTGAGGTAAATCACCAGGTAGAGCGTCATGGTGATTATGAATTTGCAATCATTTCCGGCTTTGGACGCGCTGGATGGCTTATCACCCACCTGAACATGACGGCACCGGGCTGGCAGGCGTACTGCAAAGAAGAACTTTCTGCTGAAGATGCACTGCGCGGCGCGGCCCGCATAGAGTCACCTTCCTGGTGGTTGCGTCGCCTGCGTCGCCTCCATGACCAGTGGCGTGAGCATCTGATGGTGGCCGCTGGTTACGTCTCCAAAAAAGCGAAGCCCTATTGCAGCGAGCCTTGCCTCAAGGAATGGTCCGCTCAGAAAAAAGCTAATCGCGAATATATCAACGCTCATGAGCTGGAAGATAAAGAAACCGGCGAGCGCATTTCCCTGGCTGACAAAGTTAATGGCAGCGTTGCCAATAAGAATATACGCCGCGCTGAACTGATGGCCCGTATGCGTGGATTTGAGGATCTGGCTAAAGCTGAAGGCTTAGTAGGTGAGTTTTACACGCTGACCGCGCCGTCAAAGTTTCACTCTATGCAGCGCAGCGGCAAGCGCAATAACAAATATAACGGTTCCAGCCCACGCGAAACCCAGCGTTACCTCTGCAACGTGTGGGCGAAAGTTCGCGCTAAATGGAAGCGTGAAGGCATCCGCACGTTCGGTTTCCGCGTTACCGAGCCGCATCACGATGGTACGCCGCACTGGCATGCGCTGTTGTTCTTCCAGCCGGAAGATGTGGATTTTGCGCGTGCGATTTTCCGAAAATATGCGCTGAAGGTAGATGGCAATGAGAAAGGGGCGGAGGAAAACCGCTTTATGCACGTTCCGATCGATGAACAATTCGGATCGGCAACCGGATATATCGCCAAGTACATTTCTAAAAATATCGACGCGCACGGGATGGATGGCGAGACGGACGATGAAAGCGGTGAGCTGCTAACAGAGATGTCCGCACGCGTCAGCGCGTGGGCCTCGCGCTGGAACATCCGACAGTTTCAGCAGATTGGCGGCGCACCGGTCACTGTTTATCGTGAGCTGGGCCGCCTGCGCGATCGTGATCTCTGGTTATTCCCTGAAATCGTCCCGGCGCAGATTGCTGCTGGTCAATATGACTGGGCGGGATATGTCACGGCTCAGGGGGGTCCGCTGGTTCCCCGAGATCTTCTGCGCGTGCGTCTGAACTATGAAATCACCGAAAACGGCAATGACTACGGCGATGACGTGAGTCACATCACCGGAGTTTACTCTCCGTTTGAGCCTGCATCCTCGGTTATCTATACCCGCACCACCAGTTACCAGATCGTCCGCAAGGTTGAAGAAAATGCCGATCGGGGTGTTGCCGTGGGTGTTGACCTGGCTTTATCAGGCGGCCCCGCCGCCCCTCGGAGTTCTGTCAATAACTGTACGCGGGAGCCGCGGAAGTCAAAAAAAACCGCTGTATCAAGCACGGTCAAGGCTGACCATGCGGTATCGAAAGCAGCAGTCACTGACGAAAAAATTTGGGAGGGGGTTGGGTTTGAGAAAATGACGCGTAAGCAGCGCAGGGCTTTCAATCAGCACCTGGCTAGCCAGTGCGAAAAGCCTCGGTCAGTTGTTGAAAGTGCCATTGATATTAAGCCGGACCGGGCTAGGTATATTACCGATTTTGCAGAAAGTTGCGGCATGAGCCTGACAGGGATGGAAGCGCAGGCGCTGGCAGCTGGTGAGGTTATAACTTTGGGCGGTAAACGTTGGTATGCCCAGGCTGACGGGGCTATCCGTGATGCCGGTCGCAGCGACGAAGAGATTAAAAGTGGGCTAATGAGCCGGGTTTATCAGCTTGCCCACACAAACCGACACCAGTTTGGACAAGAATGA
- a CDS encoding ImmA/IrrE family metallo-endopeptidase, translating to MTEHKPMERIYQKIKLAGFNPAFMKAMLPDWWDDELACTPSGQQYAALHLARIFSLAPESLRDDAEHVLFSFGSTHKFKHRVNVDEASLDVATAIAYSAAKIAVSNFKTVYDPSISLEWSDVRNYILADNPYVNLESLLSFCNKVGIPVIFISKFPSKANKMAGLALKVYDRPAIVLTQGRSHGYMLFDLAHELGHIAKGHLNEANGECLVDRKIEQNSTDHKELEANQFAFGVITGQEGIQFVHEEHGLNAPQLAAGALETARLRRIDPTHVALNYCFGLRRWSLASSTLKILCNGLPSDQEVVKRMMIEGIDLSEIDEDDLSMIKKLSGE from the coding sequence ATGACGGAACACAAGCCGATGGAGCGTATCTACCAAAAAATTAAGCTCGCTGGTTTTAATCCAGCGTTTATGAAAGCCATGCTGCCTGATTGGTGGGATGATGAACTTGCTTGTACCCCATCAGGTCAGCAGTATGCTGCTCTGCATCTCGCACGCATTTTTAGTTTGGCCCCAGAAAGCCTTCGGGATGATGCCGAGCACGTGCTTTTTTCTTTTGGTAGCACGCACAAATTTAAACATCGAGTGAATGTTGATGAAGCATCACTGGATGTTGCTACGGCAATCGCTTATTCCGCCGCAAAAATCGCTGTAAGCAACTTCAAAACAGTTTACGATCCATCCATTAGTCTTGAATGGAGTGACGTCAGGAATTATATTCTGGCAGATAATCCGTATGTTAATCTTGAATCTTTGCTTAGTTTCTGCAACAAGGTTGGAATACCTGTAATTTTTATAAGTAAATTCCCTTCCAAAGCTAATAAAATGGCAGGGCTTGCCCTTAAAGTTTATGACCGACCTGCAATTGTTCTTACTCAAGGTCGTTCTCACGGTTATATGCTTTTTGATTTGGCGCACGAGTTGGGCCACATAGCAAAAGGACATCTTAACGAGGCTAACGGAGAATGCCTTGTTGACCGTAAAATTGAGCAGAACTCAACTGATCATAAAGAGCTTGAGGCCAATCAATTTGCTTTTGGTGTTATCACCGGTCAGGAGGGTATTCAGTTTGTGCATGAAGAGCATGGATTAAATGCACCTCAATTAGCTGCTGGTGCTTTAGAAACAGCTCGCTTACGCCGTATTGATCCGACACATGTTGCACTAAATTATTGCTTCGGATTACGGCGCTGGTCTTTGGCAAGCAGCACATTAAAAATTCTGTGTAATGGCTTGCCGTCTGATCAGGAAGTTGTAAAAAGAATGATGATCGAGGGAATTGATCTTAGTGAGATTGATGAAGATGATTTGAGTATGATTAAAAAATTGTCTGGAGAATAA
- a CDS encoding phage portal protein: MSRSRKNNNTLSCVKTNESLPAGDSLQQPIEEIQSFSFGEPTAIMDQRDLQDCMECAKNGRWYEPPISTYGLARMVEGAVHHQSPLIFKRNVIMSCFKPHPLLSRQDASAFIMDYLVFGNAYLELRENMLGQPLKLKHSLAKYTRRGEDLDQYWFVTYYGEDYAFPPGKVYHLRSPSIHQEIYGTPEYMSAMQSILLNGEATLFRRNYYINGSHAGVIVYLTDPVANSGDVEKLKRSLKDARGGGAFKNLFVYAAGGKKDGLQILPFSQIAAKDEFTGIKDATRDDMLAIHRVPPQLMGVLPNNTGGLGDIEKAAKVFAINELYPIQSVLKDLNDWLGIEVFDFTPYALAETAARS, translated from the coding sequence ATGAGCCGCAGCCGTAAAAACAACAACACACTCAGCTGTGTGAAGACTAATGAATCCCTGCCAGCTGGCGACTCACTTCAGCAACCGATTGAGGAAATCCAGTCATTCAGCTTCGGGGAACCGACGGCAATCATGGATCAGCGCGATTTACAGGACTGCATGGAATGCGCAAAAAACGGGCGCTGGTACGAACCACCGATCAGCACTTATGGACTGGCCCGCATGGTGGAGGGCGCCGTTCACCACCAGTCGCCGCTAATTTTCAAACGCAATGTGATTATGTCCTGCTTCAAACCGCACCCGTTGCTGTCCCGGCAGGATGCCAGCGCCTTCATCATGGATTACCTGGTGTTTGGAAATGCTTATCTGGAGCTGAGGGAAAACATGCTCGGCCAGCCGTTAAAGCTCAAGCACAGCCTGGCGAAGTACACCCGGCGCGGGGAAGATCTCGATCAGTATTGGTTTGTCACCTACTACGGGGAGGATTACGCCTTCCCGCCAGGCAAGGTCTATCACCTGCGCAGCCCGAGCATTCACCAGGAGATTTACGGGACACCTGAATATATGTCAGCAATGCAGTCCATCCTGCTGAATGGAGAGGCCACGCTGTTCCGCCGCAATTACTACATCAACGGCAGCCACGCGGGGGTAATTGTTTATCTAACCGATCCGGTTGCAAACAGCGGGGACGTGGAAAAGCTGAAGAGGTCACTGAAGGATGCCAGAGGCGGCGGCGCGTTTAAAAACCTGTTCGTTTACGCGGCGGGCGGGAAGAAGGACGGCCTGCAAATCCTGCCATTCAGCCAGATCGCGGCAAAGGATGAATTCACCGGTATTAAGGACGCGACCCGTGATGACATGCTGGCGATTCACCGAGTACCGCCTCAGCTGATGGGTGTGCTGCCTAACAACACTGGCGGCCTAGGTGATATTGAGAAGGCTGCGAAGGTCTTCGCAATCAACGAACTGTATCCGATTCAGTCAGTGCTAAAGGATCTTAACGACTGGTTAGGCATTGAGGTATTCGACTTCACACCATACGCGCTGGCGGAGACCGCGGCCCGCAGCTGA
- a CDS encoding terminase large subunit domain-containing protein — MKTVTDPRDEAKSLYWQAYSIPQIAQRLRLSANTIYSWRRRDAWDATTPIQRALERTDVRYLRLMAKEDLSAHDFKTLDVLGRQLARLARDERKEKDQEKKEKTPKNHFSDEQIAELRTLVLESLFEHQKRWYKQRERRNRFILKSRQIGASWYFAREALLRALETGTNQIFLSASRAQAFQFKKFIIFLARSIGVELKGGDEIILSNGATLYFLGTSAATAQSYTGDLYFDEAFWVANFLNLRKVAAGMATHVGLRRTYFSTPSSEEHEAFEFWSGKLFNNGRDKKERADLDLSHKALKDGQLCADNIWRQIVTVQDVIDQGFPFIDLEEIQSENSPDEFDNLYRCIFVKQGERAFNYNALINCGVDGYSGIWPDWNPYAPRPLGNRKVWIGYDPNGNSDKGDSAGLVVLAPPLVPGGKFRVVERHQLRGMEFEEQAEFIKRLIKIYDVQHIDIDGTGIGAAVHQLVVKFFPAAQMHVYTPSVKRQLVLKAQMVIRAGRFEYDAGMMDIVSSFMTVRKFITQGGHTSYASDRKRGSSHGDLAWATMHALQNEPLGNDAGSGSDSFVEEF; from the coding sequence ATGAAAACAGTCACCGATCCCCGAGACGAGGCCAAAAGCCTTTACTGGCAGGCCTATAGCATCCCCCAAATCGCTCAGCGCCTTAGGCTGAGTGCTAACACCATTTATTCCTGGCGCCGTCGCGACGCATGGGACGCAACCACGCCTATCCAGAGGGCGCTGGAGCGTACCGACGTGCGTTATTTGCGACTGATGGCAAAAGAAGACCTGAGCGCTCATGACTTCAAAACGCTGGACGTGCTTGGCCGCCAGCTGGCGCGACTGGCGCGAGACGAGCGCAAAGAGAAGGATCAGGAGAAGAAAGAGAAGACGCCGAAAAACCACTTCAGCGACGAGCAGATCGCAGAGCTGCGCACCTTGGTGCTGGAATCGCTGTTTGAACATCAGAAGCGCTGGTACAAACAGCGCGAACGCCGTAACCGCTTCATTCTGAAATCGCGCCAGATTGGTGCCAGCTGGTACTTTGCCCGCGAAGCGCTGCTGAGGGCGCTTGAAACCGGGACGAACCAGATATTTCTTTCTGCCTCCCGCGCTCAGGCCTTCCAGTTTAAGAAATTCATTATCTTTCTGGCCCGCAGCATCGGCGTGGAGCTGAAGGGCGGTGATGAAATTATCCTGTCGAACGGGGCAACGCTTTACTTCCTCGGCACGTCAGCGGCAACCGCGCAGTCCTATACCGGCGATCTCTATTTTGATGAAGCCTTTTGGGTCGCCAACTTCCTCAACCTGCGTAAAGTGGCCGCCGGGATGGCGACGCACGTTGGCCTGCGCCGTACCTATTTTTCAACGCCATCCAGTGAAGAGCATGAAGCCTTCGAATTCTGGAGCGGGAAGCTGTTCAACAATGGTCGGGACAAGAAAGAGCGGGCAGATCTGGACTTGAGCCATAAGGCGTTAAAAGACGGCCAGCTGTGCGCCGACAATATTTGGCGGCAGATTGTGACGGTGCAGGACGTTATCGATCAGGGCTTCCCGTTCATCGACCTGGAAGAGATCCAGAGTGAGAACAGCCCGGATGAATTCGACAACCTGTATCGCTGCATCTTCGTTAAGCAGGGTGAGCGGGCGTTTAACTATAACGCCCTGATTAACTGCGGCGTGGACGGTTATAGCGGCATCTGGCCAGACTGGAACCCCTACGCCCCGCGCCCGCTGGGTAATCGAAAAGTCTGGATTGGCTACGACCCCAACGGCAATAGCGATAAAGGCGACAGCGCCGGGCTGGTCGTACTTGCTCCGCCACTGGTGCCGGGCGGTAAGTTCCGCGTGGTTGAGCGTCACCAGCTGCGCGGTATGGAATTTGAAGAGCAGGCCGAATTTATCAAACGCCTGATAAAAATATATGACGTGCAGCACATCGACATTGACGGCACCGGCATCGGCGCGGCAGTTCATCAACTGGTAGTGAAGTTCTTCCCGGCGGCACAGATGCACGTCTACACCCCGTCAGTGAAGCGCCAACTTGTGCTGAAAGCGCAGATGGTGATACGTGCCGGCCGCTTCGAATATGACGCCGGAATGATGGATATCGTCAGCAGCTTTATGACGGTAAGGAAATTCATTACTCAGGGCGGGCACACCTCTTACGCATCCGACCGCAAGCGCGGCAGCAGCCACGGCGATCTGGCCTGGGCAACCATGCACGCATTACAAAATGAACCGCTCGGCAATGATGCTGGCAGCGGTAGTGACAGCTTCGTAGAGGAATTCTAA
- a CDS encoding GPO family capsid scaffolding protein, producing MPKSKYFRVVVEGATCDGRDVTRQQIQEMAESYSPQLYGARCNLEHLKSLSPDSTFRMYGDVEAAKAEEIADGPLKGKLALYALIDATDEMVELNKKRQKVYSSVEINPSFADTGKAYLMGLAFTDSPASLGTEMLQFCANSPVNPLATRKSNPACLFSEAMETVIEFEADAPAAEAGNKFFSTIKTLLTKGQRQFSAEASEIRDAVELVAKSQADTLDKIESFSQQQRKFADSTELSKVRDDLAALTAKLEKQDGNFNQRPTAPGGNGIDHANLADC from the coding sequence ATGCCAAAGTCGAAGTATTTCCGCGTCGTGGTCGAGGGGGCAACCTGCGACGGCCGCGATGTAACGCGCCAGCAGATTCAGGAGATGGCGGAAAGCTATAGCCCTCAGCTGTATGGGGCGCGCTGCAATCTGGAGCATCTGAAGAGCCTTTCGCCTGACAGCACATTCCGCATGTATGGCGACGTCGAAGCAGCGAAAGCCGAAGAGATCGCTGATGGCCCGTTAAAGGGCAAATTGGCGCTGTATGCGCTGATCGATGCGACTGACGAAATGGTTGAGCTGAACAAGAAGCGCCAGAAGGTCTACAGCAGCGTTGAGATTAACCCCAGCTTTGCGGATACCGGCAAAGCCTACCTGATGGGGTTGGCTTTCACCGACTCACCTGCCAGCCTGGGCACTGAAATGCTTCAGTTCTGCGCGAACAGCCCAGTGAATCCTCTGGCGACCCGCAAAAGCAATCCTGCCTGCCTGTTCAGCGAAGCGATGGAAACGGTTATTGAATTCGAAGCTGACGCGCCCGCAGCGGAAGCTGGCAATAAGTTTTTCAGCACCATCAAAACCCTGCTGACAAAAGGTCAGCGCCAGTTTTCTGCTGAAGCTTCTGAGATCCGTGACGCGGTTGAGCTGGTCGCGAAGTCGCAGGCGGATACCCTGGACAAAATTGAGAGCTTCAGCCAGCAGCAGCGCAAGTTTGCTGACAGCACCGAGCTGAGCAAGGTCCGTGATGATTTGGCGGCGCTTACGGCGAAGCTGGAGAAGCAGGACGGCAACTTTAACCAGCGCCCGACCGCACCAGGCGGAAACGGCATCGATCATGCAAACCTGGCTGACTGCTGA